Proteins encoded in a region of the Flavobacterium sp. MDT1-60 genome:
- a CDS encoding YdeI family protein, with amino-acid sequence MEPTSDNKHVWHSNHLWEEELLLLKSIIDKTELEETIKWGGPVYVYNKKNVIGIGGFKDYFTIWFFNGVFLKDEKKKLINAQEEKTKSLRQWRFTSKEEVNEAAILEYIAEAIENEKQGKIIKPSKKEAIVSELLQKEMDQNPALSEAFQKFSPYKQYEFLEYIESAKQEKTKLSRIEKVIPMILGNAGLNDKYR; translated from the coding sequence TTGGAACCAACCTCTGATAATAAACATGTCTGGCACAGTAATCATTTATGGGAAGAAGAATTACTTCTTCTTAAATCTATTATTGACAAAACTGAACTGGAAGAAACCATAAAATGGGGAGGTCCGGTTTATGTTTACAACAAGAAAAATGTTATCGGAATTGGAGGTTTTAAAGATTATTTCACCATTTGGTTTTTCAATGGCGTTTTTCTGAAAGATGAAAAAAAGAAATTAATCAACGCTCAGGAAGAAAAAACAAAATCTTTGCGACAATGGCGTTTTACTTCAAAAGAAGAAGTAAACGAGGCAGCAATTTTAGAATATATTGCTGAAGCTATTGAAAATGAAAAGCAGGGGAAAATCATAAAACCTTCAAAAAAGGAAGCTATAGTTTCTGAATTGCTTCAAAAGGAAATGGATCAAAATCCTGCTCTATCAGAAGCTTTTCAAAAATTCAGTCCTTACAAGCAATATGAATTTTTAGAATATATTGAATCCGCAAAACAAGAGAAAACTAAACTTTCCCGAATTGAAAAAGTGATTCCGATGATTTTGGGGAATGCTGGTTTGAATGATAAATACAGGTAA
- the yajC gene encoding preprotein translocase subunit YajC has protein sequence MQDLMKFAPYLLMFVVLYFFMIRPQQKRAKNEKEFESGLKVGDKIITKSGFHGKIIELAETSAIIETMSGKLKIERSAISMEMSAALKKA, from the coding sequence ATGCAAGATTTAATGAAATTTGCTCCTTATTTACTAATGTTTGTAGTGTTGTATTTCTTCATGATCAGACCACAACAAAAAAGAGCAAAAAACGAAAAAGAATTTGAAAGCGGCCTAAAAGTAGGTGACAAAATAATTACAAAAAGTGGTTTCCACGGTAAAATTATTGAGCTTGCTGAAACAAGTGCAATTATCGAAACGATGTCTGGAAAATTGAAAATTGAGCGTTCAGCTATTTCTATGGAAATGAGTGCTGCTTTGAAAAAAGCTTAA
- the nusB gene encoding transcription antitermination factor NusB: MQSIYAMHQSGSDNMEKEEKFLFYSIDNIQDLYLIMLSSLIEICKKESVFLHLSSKKHLATAAERNPNEKFIKNKIFQLLAESNSLSIALENRKINNWSLNDDYILLLLNDIKSSDLYAKYMTTSTNTFEEDRQFIIDLFAEVIVPNEKLYEYLEDDKLTWVDDIPVVNTHIIKQLKAIKTEDPDDFRVPKLYKDVEDKDFAKDLFRRTVLNESILAKEYDDKTPNWDSERIAEIDTIILKMAICEFLKFPSIPVKVTLNEYLEIAKEYSTPKSSIFINGILDNLVKELTANKKLIKVGRGLM; the protein is encoded by the coding sequence ATGCAATCCATTTATGCAATGCATCAAAGCGGTTCTGATAATATGGAAAAAGAAGAGAAGTTTCTTTTTTATAGTATTGATAATATTCAGGATTTATATCTTATAATGCTTTCTTCATTGATTGAAATTTGTAAAAAAGAATCCGTTTTTTTACATCTTTCAAGCAAAAAACATCTTGCAACTGCTGCAGAACGTAATCCGAATGAAAAATTTATCAAAAACAAAATTTTTCAACTACTGGCCGAAAGCAATTCCCTTAGCATCGCTTTAGAAAATCGTAAAATCAATAACTGGTCATTGAATGATGATTATATTTTGTTGCTTTTAAATGATATCAAATCAAGCGATTTGTATGCAAAATACATGACAACTTCAACAAATACTTTCGAAGAAGACAGACAATTTATAATTGATTTGTTTGCCGAAGTTATTGTTCCGAATGAAAAATTATATGAGTATTTAGAAGACGATAAATTAACTTGGGTTGATGATATTCCGGTTGTAAATACACATATTATCAAACAATTGAAAGCAATTAAAACAGAAGATCCGGACGATTTTAGAGTGCCGAAATTGTATAAAGATGTTGAAGATAAAGATTTTGCCAAAGATTTGTTCAGAAGAACAGTTTTGAACGAATCGATCTTAGCAAAAGAATACGATGATAAAACGCCAAATTGGGATAGTGAAAGAATTGCTGAAATTGATACAATTATTTTGAAAATGGCTATTTGCGAATTTTTGAAATTCCCTTCAATTCCTGTAAAAGTTACACTAAACGAATATTTAGAAATTGCTAAAGAATATTCTACTCCAAAAAGTAGTATTTTTATCAACGGAATTTTAGATAACCTTGTTAAAGAACTTACGGCTAACAAAAAACTTATAAAAGTTGGAAGAGGTTTAATGTAA
- a CDS encoding Glu/Leu/Phe/Val dehydrogenase translates to MDATFATGKELQKMDPVFGQLSFDDHEQIVFCNDKDTGLKAIIGIHNSVMGPALGGTRMWNYNTEWEALNDVLRLSRGMTYKSAITGLNIGGGKAVIIGDAKTQKTPELMRKFGEFVHSLSGRYITAEDVGMETKDMDTVRDVTPYVTGISEERGGSGNPSPVTAYGVYLGMKAAAKSQFGSDVLDGKKVLVQGIGHVGEALVEYLTKEGAVVTIADINEEKLYEVAQKYNATIFTGEDLYSADVDIYAPCAMGATINDNTVNKIKAKVIAGAANNQLADENVHGVRLQERGILYAPDFLINAGGIINVYAELEHYGKAEIMSKTENIYNTTLEIIDYAVKNGMTTHKAALTIAQNRIDLRKIESAAKK, encoded by the coding sequence ATGGATGCAACTTTCGCAACTGGAAAGGAACTTCAAAAAATGGATCCTGTTTTTGGTCAATTATCTTTTGATGATCACGAACAAATTGTATTTTGCAATGACAAAGATACAGGTTTAAAAGCAATTATTGGTATTCATAACTCAGTTATGGGACCGGCTTTGGGAGGTACCAGAATGTGGAATTACAATACTGAATGGGAGGCTCTGAATGATGTTTTACGTCTTTCAAGAGGAATGACATATAAATCTGCTATTACCGGATTGAATATTGGTGGTGGTAAAGCGGTAATTATTGGTGATGCTAAAACGCAAAAAACACCAGAATTGATGCGTAAGTTTGGTGAATTTGTTCACTCTTTAAGCGGAAGATATATTACTGCTGAAGATGTTGGAATGGAAACTAAAGATATGGATACCGTTAGAGATGTAACGCCTTATGTTACCGGAATCTCTGAAGAAAGAGGTGGTTCTGGAAACCCTTCTCCTGTAACAGCTTACGGTGTTTATTTGGGAATGAAAGCGGCTGCAAAAAGCCAATTTGGCTCTGATGTTTTAGACGGTAAAAAAGTTTTAGTTCAGGGAATTGGTCACGTAGGAGAAGCTTTAGTAGAGTATTTGACTAAAGAAGGTGCAGTAGTTACTATCGCTGATATCAACGAAGAAAAATTATACGAAGTAGCTCAAAAATACAACGCAACAATTTTTACAGGTGAAGATTTGTATAGTGCTGATGTTGATATTTACGCGCCATGTGCAATGGGAGCGACTATCAATGATAATACAGTAAACAAAATTAAAGCTAAAGTTATTGCTGGTGCTGCCAACAATCAGTTAGCTGATGAGAATGTTCACGGTGTAAGATTACAGGAAAGAGGTATTTTATACGCTCCGGATTTCTTAATCAATGCAGGTGGAATCATTAATGTTTATGCTGAATTAGAGCATTACGGAAAAGCTGAAATCATGAGTAAAACCGAAAATATCTATAATACTACTTTAGAAATTATCGATTATGCTGTGAAAAATGGAATGACAACGCATAAAGCGGCTCTTACAATTGCTCAAAATCGTATCGATTTGAGAAAAATTGAAAGCGCTGCTAAGAAATAA
- a CDS encoding ABC transporter ATP-binding protein, whose amino-acid sequence MKELSYLNKYFIKYKYSFSLGILITIIAQIFSLFTPKLISKSLNAIENFDKLPEVQQNSQVIIDSYRQDLIHNVLLIIATTIVAGFLTFLMRQTLIVMSRHIEFDLKNEVFKQYENLSQNFYKQNRTGDLMNRISEDVSKVRMYVGPAVMYTINTFIRFAIVIIYMYNVSPLLTLYTILPLPILSYCIFKLSSEINKRSTTFQQYLSKVSSFSQEIFSGIRVIKAYSLENQHQNNMVALADESKKKSLDLAKVQSLFGPLMIALIGISNLVVIYFGGVMYINGTIPNIGTIAEFILYVNMLTWPVASLGWVSSMVQEAEASQKRLNEFLKIEPEIKNNNENSSDIQGSIAFENVSYTYEDTNIEALKNVSFTVKKGETLAILGKTGSGKSTILSLISRLYDVTDGKITIDQNEISTLNLNDLRNNIGIVPQDAFLFSDTIKNNIKFGNQNATDEEVMEAAKNAVVHDNIIAFNKQYDTILGERGITLSGGQKQRVSIARAIIKNPAILLFDDCLSAVDTETEETILNNLFEICKDKTTIIVSHRVSSAKNADKIIILEDGKIIQQGSHNQLINQEGYYSSLYLKQLSEKELL is encoded by the coding sequence ATGAAAGAATTAAGCTATTTAAACAAATATTTCATCAAATATAAATACAGTTTTTCGTTAGGAATTTTAATAACAATAATCGCACAAATTTTTTCGCTGTTTACACCAAAACTTATCAGCAAGTCATTAAATGCTATTGAAAACTTTGATAAATTACCAGAAGTGCAACAAAATTCTCAGGTAATTATCGACTCTTACCGTCAGGATTTAATTCATAACGTACTGCTAATCATAGCCACTACAATTGTAGCAGGTTTTTTAACTTTTTTAATGCGCCAAACTTTAATTGTTATGTCGCGTCATATTGAATTTGATTTGAAAAATGAAGTTTTCAAACAATATGAAAATCTTTCACAGAACTTTTACAAACAAAACCGAACGGGAGATTTAATGAACCGAATCAGTGAAGACGTTTCAAAGGTTCGCATGTATGTTGGCCCAGCTGTGATGTACACTATCAATACCTTTATTCGTTTTGCCATCGTTATAATATATATGTATAATGTTTCGCCTTTATTGACACTTTATACGATTTTGCCTTTACCGATTCTGTCGTATTGTATTTTTAAACTGAGTTCAGAAATCAATAAACGAAGTACTACTTTCCAACAATATTTATCAAAAGTATCCAGTTTTTCTCAGGAAATATTTTCCGGAATCCGTGTTATAAAAGCCTATTCATTAGAAAATCAACACCAAAATAATATGGTGGCTCTTGCCGATGAAAGCAAAAAGAAGAGTTTGGATTTAGCTAAAGTGCAATCATTATTTGGTCCTTTGATGATCGCCCTGATCGGAATTAGTAATCTAGTAGTAATTTATTTTGGTGGTGTTATGTATATTAACGGAACGATTCCGAATATTGGAACTATTGCCGAATTTATTTTATACGTAAACATGTTAACCTGGCCAGTGGCTTCATTAGGATGGGTTTCATCTATGGTTCAAGAGGCTGAAGCTTCTCAGAAACGTTTAAATGAATTTTTGAAAATTGAACCCGAAATCAAAAACAACAACGAAAATTCATCGGATATTCAAGGTTCAATAGCTTTTGAAAATGTGAGTTACACCTATGAAGACACCAATATTGAAGCTTTAAAAAATGTAAGTTTCACTGTAAAAAAAGGAGAAACATTAGCTATTTTAGGAAAAACGGGATCTGGAAAATCAACTATATTATCTCTCATTTCCCGTTTGTATGATGTAACCGACGGAAAAATCACAATCGATCAAAATGAAATCAGCACTTTGAATTTAAATGATCTCCGTAATAATATTGGAATTGTGCCTCAGGATGCTTTTTTATTCTCGGATACAATTAAAAATAACATCAAATTCGGAAATCAGAATGCTACTGACGAAGAAGTGATGGAAGCTGCTAAAAATGCTGTAGTTCACGATAATATCATTGCCTTTAACAAACAATATGATACCATTTTAGGGGAAAGAGGAATCACGCTTTCAGGCGGACAAAAGCAGCGTGTATCTATTGCGAGGGCTATTATTAAAAACCCGGCTATTTTACTTTTTGACGATTGCCTCTCTGCAGTCGATACTGAAACCGAAGAAACAATTCTGAATAATTTATTCGAAATTTGTAAAGATAAAACTACAATAATTGTAAGCCATCGTGTTTCTTCAGCTAAAAATGCCGACAAAATTATCATTTTAGAAGACGGTAAAATTATACAACAAGGCTCTCATAATCAATTAATAAATCAGGAAGGTTATTATTCATCTTTATATTTAAAACAACTTTCGGAAAAAGAATTACTTTAA
- a CDS encoding PUR family DNA/RNA-binding protein: protein MRENDMLEKEEIFSKVLRAGRRTYFFDVRATKADDYYITITESKKFTEEDGSFHFKKHKIYLYKEDFGAFAEILEEMTSYVLNHKGEEVISERHQKDFKKDYSSDKPEGQRSSFTDIDFDDI from the coding sequence ATGAGAGAAAATGACATGTTAGAAAAAGAAGAGATTTTTTCTAAAGTATTACGAGCAGGAAGAAGAACTTATTTCTTTGATGTAAGAGCTACTAAAGCTGACGATTATTATATCACAATTACCGAAAGTAAAAAATTCACTGAGGAAGATGGTTCTTTTCATTTTAAAAAACACAAAATTTACTTGTATAAAGAAGATTTTGGAGCTTTTGCCGAAATACTAGAAGAAATGACTTCATACGTCTTGAACCACAAAGGCGAAGAAGTAATCTCTGAAAGACATCAAAAAGATTTTAAAAAAGATTACAGTTCTGATAAACCTGAAGGACAAAGATCTAGCTTTACTGATATTGATTTTGATGATATTTAG
- a CDS encoding alpha/beta hydrolase, which translates to MKKIIVLLSFLFIGVTSFAQKLEYETKSNIQYYSTAINKSDSYINERCVLDIYYPKNSKGFATIVWFHGGGLTGGSKEIPETLKNKGFAIIGVNYRLSPKVKAAKCIEDAAAAIAWVFNNIASYGGDTEQIFVSGHSAGAYLALMNGLDKKWLQKEGIDANKIAGLIPLSSQCITHFEIRRENGIPDTTPTIDAYAPLFYVRADAPPLLLITGDRELEILGRYEENAYMERMMKLVGHKQTKLFELDGYGHGMTDPAFPLVVNEVNRVLKEKQTKK; encoded by the coding sequence ATGAAAAAAATAATCGTTTTACTTAGTTTTCTTTTTATTGGAGTTACCTCTTTTGCTCAGAAATTAGAATACGAAACCAAATCGAACATTCAATATTACAGCACTGCAATTAATAAATCTGACTCTTACATAAATGAAAGATGTGTTTTGGATATTTACTATCCTAAAAACAGCAAAGGTTTTGCAACAATAGTTTGGTTTCACGGAGGCGGATTAACCGGTGGCAGCAAAGAAATTCCAGAAACTTTAAAAAATAAAGGTTTCGCTATTATTGGCGTAAACTATAGATTATCTCCAAAAGTTAAAGCGGCAAAATGTATTGAAGACGCCGCAGCGGCAATCGCCTGGGTTTTTAACAATATTGCAAGTTATGGAGGCGATACTGAGCAAATTTTTGTTTCAGGACATTCTGCAGGAGCGTATTTGGCTTTGATGAATGGCTTAGATAAAAAATGGCTTCAAAAAGAAGGAATTGATGCTAATAAAATTGCAGGACTTATTCCGCTTAGCAGTCAGTGTATTACCCATTTTGAAATTAGAAGAGAAAACGGTATTCCGGATACAACACCAACGATTGATGCCTATGCGCCTTTATTTTATGTTCGTGCCGATGCTCCACCCCTATTATTGATAACAGGAGACCGCGAATTAGAAATATTAGGCCGTTATGAAGAAAACGCTTATATGGAACGTATGATGAAATTAGTAGGACATAAACAAACTAAACTTTTTGAGTTAGACGGTTACGGCCATGGAATGACAGATCCGGCTTTTCCACTAGTGGTAAACGAAGTAAACCGAGTTTTAAAAGAAAAACAAACTAAAAAATAA
- a CDS encoding alpha/beta hydrolase encodes METNLLILPGLGNSGDKHWQTFWHKKFKNSIRLVQDNWDEPVREEWLARLNEEIAKLNQPTILVAHSLAVSLVLHWAEANTNKNIVGALLVAPADVDSPQHTPECTRNFSPIPTIKLPFPSIVVASENDPYATFERKQYLAEKWGSDFVNVGQKGHINSDSDLKYWEEGQLILNKLIEKIK; translated from the coding sequence ATGGAAACAAACTTATTAATATTACCCGGATTGGGAAATTCCGGTGACAAACACTGGCAGACCTTTTGGCATAAAAAATTCAAAAATTCAATTCGTTTAGTTCAGGACAATTGGGATGAACCTGTTCGCGAAGAATGGCTTGCAAGATTAAATGAGGAAATCGCTAAACTTAATCAACCTACTATTCTCGTCGCACATAGCTTAGCTGTTTCATTAGTTTTGCACTGGGCAGAAGCTAATACTAACAAAAATATTGTCGGTGCTTTATTAGTTGCTCCCGCTGATGTAGATTCACCTCAACACACTCCAGAATGTACACGCAATTTTTCACCGATTCCAACTATTAAATTACCTTTTCCTTCCATTGTAGTGGCGAGCGAAAACGATCCATATGCCACTTTTGAAAGAAAACAATATTTGGCTGAAAAATGGGGAAGCGATTTTGTAAACGTTGGTCAAAAAGGCCACATCAACTCTGATTCTGATTTAAAATATTGGGAAGAAGGACAGTTGATTTTAAACAAGTTAATTGAGAAAATAAAATAG
- a CDS encoding tRNA-binding protein, with translation MDLTWSEFERTEMRVGTIIDINDFPEARKPAYQLTIDFGVEIGIRKSSAQITVHYKKEDLVNRQIIAVVNFPKKQIGKFMSECLVLGAIGKEGDVILLTPDFKIENGLRIG, from the coding sequence ATGGATTTAACCTGGAGTGAATTTGAAAGAACTGAAATGCGAGTAGGGACTATAATCGATATAAATGATTTTCCTGAAGCACGAAAGCCTGCATATCAACTAACAATTGATTTTGGTGTGGAGATTGGTATCCGAAAATCATCGGCACAAATAACAGTTCATTATAAAAAGGAGGATTTAGTAAACCGACAAATTATAGCAGTGGTTAATTTTCCGAAGAAACAAATTGGAAAATTCATGAGCGAATGTCTGGTTCTTGGTGCGATAGGTAAGGAGGGAGATGTAATTTTATTGACTCCCGATTTTAAGATTGAAAATGGATTGAGAATAGGATAA
- a CDS encoding alpha/beta fold hydrolase, which translates to MENTILNSDHSLKDFDFDIHEQNTDKYIKTAKNVQLYVKDYGKGKPVILIHGWPLSNEMWEYQIEFLVQNNYRVIAYDRRGFGKSSQPWDGYDYDTLADDLSEIIEQLQLENATLVGFSMGGGEVVRYFSRHGGKGVTKAALISSIIPFLLQTDDNPEGRPKEKGETTATAIREDRIGFLENFGKIFFGVTIINKPLSTPLLEYFTTLCSAASPRATLKCAESLSNTDFRDELHTIKVPTLIIHGDDDKNVPIEVSSKKTAEAIANNTFIVYEGAPHGLFYTAKDRLNEDLLNFLNS; encoded by the coding sequence ATGGAAAATACGATACTCAATAGCGATCACTCTTTAAAAGATTTTGATTTTGATATTCACGAACAAAATACCGATAAATACATAAAAACAGCCAAAAATGTACAGCTTTACGTGAAAGATTACGGGAAAGGAAAACCTGTAATTCTGATTCACGGCTGGCCACTTTCTAACGAGATGTGGGAATATCAAATTGAGTTCCTGGTTCAAAATAATTATAGAGTTATTGCGTACGACCGTCGTGGTTTTGGTAAATCATCACAGCCTTGGGATGGTTATGACTACGACACATTAGCTGATGATTTGAGTGAAATCATTGAACAACTTCAATTAGAAAATGCAACACTTGTAGGATTCTCTATGGGAGGAGGTGAAGTCGTTCGTTATTTTAGCCGTCACGGTGGAAAGGGTGTCACAAAAGCCGCTTTAATTTCATCAATAATTCCATTTTTATTACAAACGGATGACAATCCTGAAGGGCGTCCAAAAGAAAAGGGAGAAACTACAGCAACTGCAATTAGAGAAGACAGAATAGGATTTCTTGAAAATTTTGGCAAAATATTTTTTGGCGTTACTATAATTAACAAACCTTTGAGTACGCCATTACTTGAATATTTTACGACGCTCTGCTCTGCTGCTTCGCCTAGGGCAACGCTAAAATGTGCCGAATCTTTATCTAATACAGATTTTAGAGATGAACTTCATACTATAAAAGTTCCTACTTTAATTATTCATGGAGATGATGACAAAAATGTTCCTATTGAAGTAAGTTCAAAAAAAACCGCCGAGGCCATAGCAAATAATACTTTTATCGTCTATGAAGGCGCACCACACGGCTTATTCTATACTGCAAAAGATCGTTTAAACGAAGATTTGTTAAACTTTCTAAACTCATAA